A single region of the Streptococcus macedonicus ACA-DC 198 genome encodes:
- the murG gene encoding UDP-N-acetylglucosamine--N-acetylmuramyl-(pentapeptide) pyrophosphoryl-undecaprenol N-acetylglucosamine transferase produces MAKKIVFTGGGTVGHVTLNLILIPKFIKDGWEVHYIGDKNGIEHEQITKSGLDVTFHSIATGKLRRYFSWQNMLDVFKVSFGILQSLAIIAKIRPQALFSKGGFVSVPPVIAAKTLGVPVFVHESDLSMGLANKIAYKFATTMYTTFEQAEGLAKAKHVGAITKVGSKVDYDDSKIEEIKNHFDPNLKTLLFIGGSAGARVFNDFITNTPELIEHFNVINISGDKCLNGLSQNLYRVDYVTDLYQPLMDMADVVVTRGGSNTIFELVAMHKLHLIVPLGKEASRGDQLENAAYFEKKGYARQLAEEKLTFINLEEELAQLFAHEDSYKTAMATSNEIKSQDEFYHLITQDISKTAKGM; encoded by the coding sequence ATGGCTAAGAAAATTGTCTTTACTGGCGGTGGAACCGTTGGTCATGTAACGTTGAACCTTATTCTTATTCCAAAATTTATCAAAGACGGTTGGGAAGTTCATTACATTGGCGACAAGAATGGCATTGAGCATGAACAAATCACCAAATCAGGTCTTGATGTGACTTTCCATTCCATTGCAACAGGAAAATTAAGACGTTATTTCTCATGGCAAAACATGCTTGACGTTTTCAAAGTGTCATTTGGAATTCTACAATCATTGGCAATTATTGCTAAAATTCGACCACAAGCCCTCTTTTCAAAAGGAGGATTTGTGTCAGTTCCACCAGTCATTGCTGCTAAGACGTTAGGCGTTCCTGTATTTGTTCATGAATCTGATTTGTCTATGGGTTTGGCAAATAAAATCGCCTATAAATTTGCGACAACAATGTACACAACTTTTGAACAAGCTGAAGGCTTAGCAAAAGCAAAACATGTTGGAGCGATTACAAAAGTCGGCAGTAAAGTTGACTATGATGACAGTAAAATTGAAGAGATAAAAAATCATTTTGACCCTAATTTGAAAACACTTTTGTTTATTGGTGGTTCTGCTGGGGCACGTGTTTTTAATGATTTCATCACTAATACTCCTGAATTAATCGAGCATTTCAATGTTATCAACATTTCAGGGGATAAATGTTTGAATGGTTTAAGTCAAAACCTCTATCGTGTTGACTACGTCACAGACCTTTATCAACCTTTGATGGATATGGCTGATGTGGTTGTGACGCGAGGTGGTTCAAATACTATCTTTGAATTGGTTGCAATGCACAAATTGCACTTAATTGTTCCTCTTGGGAAAGAAGCCAGTCGTGGTGACCAATTAGAAAATGCAGCTTATTTTGAGAAAAAAGGCTATGCTCGTCAGCTTGCTGAAGAAAAATTAACCTTTATTAATCTTGAAGAAGAATTAGCTCAACTTTTTGCTCATGAAGATAGTTATAAAACAGCAATGGCGACTTCAAACGAAATCAAATCACAAGATGAATTTTATCATCTCATCACGCAAGACATCTCTAAAACCGCAAAAGGAATGTAA
- the ftsZ gene encoding Cell division protein FtsZ encodes MAFSFDTASVQGAVIKVIGVGGGGGNAINRMIDEGVAGVEFIAANTDIQALSSSKAETVIQLGPKLTRGLGAGGQPEVGRKAAEESEEVLTEALTGADMVFITAGMGGGSGTGAAPVIARIAKSLGALTVAVVTRPFGFEGNKRGNFAAEGIAELREQVDTLLIISNNNLLEIVDKKTPLLEALSEADNVLRQGVQGITDLITSPGLINLDFADVKTVMANKGNALMGIGIGSGEERITEAARKAIFSPLLETTIDGAQDVIVNVTGGLDMTLIEAEEASEIISQAAGKGVNIWLGTSIDDTMKDEIRVTVVATGVRQDRAEQAAGFQQPTRSFTQANAQQAAGAQYASERTQQPNQTTFERRSSFDYDMGKSHAMPASQQPAANQSQQKENSFGNWDLRRDNIARPTEGELDSKLTMSTFTANDDDADDELETPPFFKNR; translated from the coding sequence ATGGCATTTTCATTTGACACAGCATCAGTACAAGGTGCAGTTATTAAAGTTATCGGTGTTGGTGGTGGCGGAGGCAACGCTATCAACCGTATGATTGATGAAGGTGTTGCTGGTGTTGAATTTATCGCAGCAAACACTGATATCCAAGCATTGAGCTCATCTAAAGCTGAAACTGTTATTCAGTTAGGCCCTAAATTGACTCGTGGGCTTGGTGCTGGGGGACAACCTGAAGTAGGTCGTAAGGCTGCCGAAGAAAGTGAAGAAGTGTTGACAGAAGCTCTTACAGGGGCTGATATGGTCTTTATCACTGCTGGTATGGGTGGTGGTTCTGGTACAGGTGCTGCACCAGTTATCGCACGTATTGCTAAAAGCCTAGGTGCTCTTACTGTTGCTGTTGTAACACGTCCATTTGGTTTTGAAGGAAACAAACGTGGTAACTTTGCAGCAGAAGGAATTGCAGAACTTCGTGAACAAGTAGATACATTACTTATCATTTCAAATAATAACCTTCTTGAAATTGTTGATAAGAAAACACCTCTTCTTGAAGCGCTTAGCGAAGCTGATAATGTTCTTCGTCAAGGTGTTCAAGGTATCACTGACTTGATTACAAGTCCTGGTCTTATCAACCTTGACTTTGCCGATGTTAAAACAGTTATGGCAAACAAAGGTAACGCCCTTATGGGGATTGGTATTGGTTCTGGTGAAGAACGTATTACAGAAGCTGCTCGTAAAGCAATCTTCTCACCACTTCTTGAAACTACAATTGATGGTGCGCAAGATGTTATCGTTAACGTTACTGGTGGACTTGATATGACTCTTATAGAAGCAGAAGAAGCTTCTGAAATCATTAGTCAAGCAGCAGGTAAAGGTGTTAATATCTGGCTTGGTACATCTATTGATGATACGATGAAAGATGAAATCCGCGTAACAGTTGTTGCAACAGGTGTTCGTCAAGACCGCGCTGAGCAAGCAGCAGGATTCCAACAACCAACTCGTTCATTTACTCAAGCTAATGCACAACAAGCAGCAGGTGCTCAATACGCTTCAGAGCGTACACAACAACCAAATCAAACAACATTTGAACGTCGTTCAAGTTTTGACTATGATATGGGTAAAAGCCATGCTATGCCAGCTTCACAACAGCCAGCAGCTAACCAATCTCAACAAAAAGAAAATTCATTTGGTAACTGGGATCTTCGCCGTGACAACATTGCACGTCCAACAGAAGGTGAATTAGATAGTAAATTGACAATGTCAACATTTACAGC
- the divIB gene encoding Division initiation protein: MTKEKEQDKKESKTQNDEKLALTEWQKRNIEFLKKKEAEEAEKKKRQEKLRLERTPHVKKEDDDEEEKDSQSEKKADKETTNGDADEQEIVSKKEKKQKAKQAKKARKEKKKKEKKEKKELTQLQKARCRAYPVLIVAGAVLLISLFLVTPISKQKTVTVSGTSTTTSDSVLTASGIKSSDYFFSLIFNHSAYEKSILKNDKMVKEAKIVYYFPNKFMIKVKEYDIVAYAQTDDGYQPILENGTHLDVVGASELPDTFLTINLSSESDIQKLIKAFSKLDKDLVSQIQIVSSANSSTTADLLLLEMHDGNTVRVPLSEIVEKLPYYTKIKGNLTEASIVDMEVGIYTTTETIESEAAAEKESASSESSAENTESSDTESTTKSSEETQTESSDTEVSTEAFAVDGASDNNSTTEENPNNMTSGMQVGQQ, from the coding sequence ATGACAAAAGAGAAAGAGCAAGATAAAAAAGAATCTAAAACTCAAAATGACGAAAAGCTTGCGCTGACAGAATGGCAAAAACGCAATATTGAATTTCTGAAGAAAAAAGAAGCTGAAGAAGCTGAGAAAAAGAAACGTCAAGAAAAATTACGTTTAGAACGCACGCCGCATGTCAAAAAAGAAGATGACGACGAGGAAGAAAAAGACTCCCAGTCTGAAAAGAAAGCTGACAAAGAGACAACTAACGGTGATGCTGACGAACAAGAAATTGTTTCTAAAAAAGAGAAAAAACAAAAAGCAAAACAAGCTAAAAAAGCCAGAAAAGAAAAAAAGAAAAAAGAGAAAAAAGAGAAAAAGGAGCTCACACAACTTCAAAAAGCGAGATGTCGTGCTTATCCTGTTCTTATTGTTGCTGGTGCAGTTTTGCTAATATCGCTCTTTTTGGTAACGCCTATTAGCAAGCAAAAAACAGTCACAGTTTCGGGAACATCAACAACAACTTCTGATTCTGTTTTGACTGCGTCGGGCATAAAAAGCTCAGATTATTTCTTCTCGCTGATTTTTAACCATTCAGCGTATGAAAAAAGTATTTTGAAAAACGATAAAATGGTCAAAGAAGCTAAAATCGTTTATTATTTTCCGAATAAATTCATGATAAAAGTGAAAGAATATGATATTGTGGCTTATGCTCAGACGGATGATGGCTACCAACCAATTCTTGAAAACGGAACTCACCTTGATGTTGTTGGGGCGTCTGAATTACCTGATACTTTCCTGACTATCAATCTTTCTTCTGAAAGCGATATTCAAAAATTGATAAAAGCTTTTTCAAAACTAGATAAAGATTTGGTTAGCCAAATTCAAATTGTTAGCTCTGCGAATTCTTCGACGACAGCTGATTTACTTCTTTTGGAAATGCACGATGGTAATACTGTTCGTGTACCATTGTCAGAAATTGTTGAGAAATTACCTTACTACACAAAAATTAAGGGAAATCTGACAGAAGCCAGCATTGTTGATATGGAAGTCGGTATTTACACAACGACAGAAACTATTGAGTCCGAAGCTGCCGCTGAAAAAGAAAGTGCTAGCTCAGAATCAAGTGCTGAAAATACAGAGTCTAGTGATACCGAATCAACAACAAAATCTAGCGAGGAAACTCAGACAGAATCAAGTGATACAGAAGTATCAACAGAAGCATTTGCAGTAGATGGTGCTAGCGATAATAACTCTACTACAGAGGAAAATCCGAATAATATGACATCTGGTATGCAGGTTGGTCAACAATAA
- the ftsA gene encoding Cell division protein FtsA, protein MARNGFFTGLDIGTSSIKVLVAEFISGEMNVIGVSNVPSEGVKDGIIIDIEAAAEAIKKAVEQAEEKAGMTIDKINVGLPANLLQIEPTQGMIPVPSESKEIKDEDVDSVVKSALTKSITPEREVISLIPEEFIVDGFQGIRDPRGMMGIRLEMRGLIYTGPRTILHNLRKTVERAGISVENIIITPLAMAKSVLNEGEREFGATVIDLGGGQTTVASMRAQELQYTNIYPEGGEYVTKDISKVLKTSMQIAEALKFNFGQANLEEASLSETVQVDVVGSDTPISVSERYLSEIISARVRHILDRVKQDLERGRLLDLPGGIILVGGGAIMPGVVEVAQEIFGTTVKLHVPNQVGIRNPMFANVISLVEYVGKMSEVNVIAQRAVSGEENLRRKPVDFEPQPQVQPRVVYNNDPVVPANDNLVPQPTQVPPVQKQEESKPKLKLGERVRSIFGSMFD, encoded by the coding sequence ATGGCTAGAAATGGCTTTTTTACAGGTTTGGATATAGGAACAAGCTCGATTAAGGTTCTAGTAGCAGAATTTATTTCTGGCGAAATGAACGTGATTGGTGTGAGTAATGTTCCTAGTGAGGGAGTAAAAGACGGGATTATTATAGATATTGAGGCTGCTGCTGAAGCGATTAAAAAAGCGGTTGAGCAAGCAGAAGAAAAAGCAGGAATGACAATTGATAAGATTAACGTAGGTCTTCCAGCTAACTTGCTTCAAATCGAACCCACCCAAGGGATGATTCCAGTACCTAGTGAATCAAAAGAAATTAAAGATGAGGATGTTGATAGTGTTGTTAAATCAGCATTGACAAAAAGTATTACTCCAGAACGTGAAGTAATCTCATTGATTCCTGAAGAATTTATCGTTGATGGTTTCCAAGGAATTCGTGATCCACGTGGCATGATGGGGATTCGCTTAGAGATGCGTGGTTTGATTTATACAGGACCAAGAACTATCTTACATAATCTTCGTAAAACAGTTGAACGTGCAGGCATTAGTGTTGAAAATATTATCATCACACCGCTTGCTATGGCAAAATCAGTTCTTAATGAAGGTGAACGCGAATTCGGTGCTACTGTAATTGATTTAGGTGGCGGTCAAACGACTGTTGCTTCTATGCGTGCACAAGAATTGCAATACACTAACATTTACCCAGAGGGCGGTGAATATGTAACCAAAGATATTTCAAAAGTTTTAAAAACATCTATGCAGATTGCTGAAGCCCTTAAATTCAACTTTGGACAAGCTAACCTAGAGGAAGCAAGTTTGTCAGAAACTGTCCAAGTTGATGTCGTTGGTAGTGATACACCTATCTCAGTTAGCGAGCGTTACTTGTCAGAAATTATTTCTGCGCGTGTACGCCACATCCTAGATCGTGTTAAACAAGATTTGGAACGTGGACGGTTGCTCGACTTACCAGGAGGTATTATTCTTGTTGGGGGTGGAGCAATCATGCCAGGTGTGGTTGAAGTTGCTCAAGAGATTTTTGGAACAACAGTTAAACTACATGTTCCAAATCAAGTTGGTATCCGCAATCCAATGTTTGCTAACGTCATCAGCCTTGTTGAATACGTTGGTAAAATGAGTGAAGTGAATGTGATTGCGCAACGAGCAGTTTCTGGCGAAGAAAATCTTCGACGCAAACCAGTTGATTTTGAACCACAACCGCAAGTACAACCACGAGTGGTCTATAATAACGACCCAGTTGTACCAGCAAATGATAACCTAGTACCGCAACCCACTCAGGTTCCACCAGTTCAAAAACAAGAAGAATCAAAACCAAAACTAAAACTTGGTGAACGTGTTCGTAGTATTTTTGGAAGTATGTTTGACTAA
- the murD gene encoding UDP-N-acetylmuramoylalanine--D-glutamate ligase, producing MKTIKIFENKKVLVLGLAKSGEAAARLLEKLGAIVTVNDGKPFDENPAAQSLLEEGIKVICGSHPLELLDENFELIVKNPGIRYDNPMVARAIEKNIPVITEVELAYMISDAPIIGITGSNGKTTTTTMIAETLNNGGKSGLLSGNIGFPASEVAQTATDKDILVMELSSFQLMGTDTFHPHIAVITNLMPTHIDYHGTFEEYVAAKWNIQKNMSADDFVVLNFNQDLAKELVQKTVAKVVPFSTTEKVDGAYLDGDTLYFKGEAIMKASEIGVPGSHNVENALATIAVAKLSGIANDAIKETLTHFGGVKHRLQALGEINGVKFYNDSKSTNILATQKALSGFDNSKVILIAGGLDRGNEFDELVPDITGVKLMVILGESAPRVKRAADKANVPYVDAKDVADAARIAYDKAEAGDVVLLSPANASWDMYKSFEVRGDEFIATFEAIKGE from the coding sequence ATGAAAACAATTAAAATATTTGAAAATAAAAAAGTTTTGGTACTTGGTTTGGCAAAATCTGGTGAAGCCGCAGCACGACTCCTTGAAAAATTGGGCGCTATCGTTACTGTCAATGACGGTAAACCATTTGATGAAAATCCTGCTGCACAATCACTGCTTGAAGAAGGAATCAAAGTTATCTGTGGTAGCCACCCGTTGGAACTTTTGGATGAAAATTTTGAATTAATAGTTAAAAACCCAGGTATTCGATACGATAATCCAATGGTAGCACGTGCTATCGAAAAAAATATTCCAGTTATCACAGAAGTCGAGCTAGCTTACATGATTTCAGATGCCCCAATCATTGGAATTACTGGTTCAAATGGTAAAACAACGACAACAACCATGATTGCCGAAACACTTAATAACGGTGGTAAATCTGGGCTTCTTTCAGGAAATATCGGTTTTCCTGCTTCAGAAGTTGCGCAAACAGCAACAGATAAAGACATTTTGGTTATGGAATTGTCTTCTTTCCAATTAATGGGAACAGATACTTTCCACCCACATATCGCTGTTATTACTAACCTTATGCCAACTCATATTGACTATCATGGAACTTTTGAAGAGTATGTTGCAGCAAAATGGAACATTCAAAAGAATATGAGTGCTGATGATTTCGTCGTGCTTAATTTCAACCAAGATTTGGCAAAAGAATTAGTACAAAAAACAGTAGCCAAAGTCGTTCCATTCTCTACAACTGAAAAAGTTGACGGTGCTTACTTAGACGGTGATACGTTGTATTTCAAAGGTGAAGCTATCATGAAAGCTTCAGAAATCGGTGTGCCAGGTAGCCATAATGTAGAAAATGCTTTGGCAACTATTGCCGTAGCAAAATTATCAGGAATCGCAAATGATGCTATCAAAGAAACCTTGACTCATTTTGGTGGCGTAAAACATCGTCTTCAAGCACTTGGTGAGATTAATGGTGTTAAATTCTACAACGATTCAAAATCAACTAATATTTTAGCAACTCAAAAAGCCCTTTCAGGCTTTGATAATTCAAAAGTGATTTTAATCGCTGGTGGTCTTGACCGTGGAAATGAATTTGACGAACTTGTTCCAGATATTACTGGGGTTAAATTAATGGTTATCCTTGGTGAATCAGCTCCGCGTGTCAAACGTGCAGCTGACAAAGCAAATGTTCCATATGTTGATGCCAAAGACGTTGCAGACGCTGCTCGCATTGCTTATGACAAAGCTGAAGCTGGTGATGTTGTTCTCTTAAGCCCTGCTAATGCTAGCTGGGATATGTACAAGAGCTTTGAAGTTCGTGGTGACGAATTTATCGCAACCTTTGAAGCAATTAAAGGAGAATAA